The following is a genomic window from Oncorhynchus kisutch isolate 150728-3 linkage group LG6, Okis_V2, whole genome shotgun sequence.
ttttaAACAATTGTATGACCTTTTATCAGTCTGCTACTGAATAATCATCACATAATCAAATCATCAGAGGACAGGGAAATATACAACATATTATATAACTATATTATATCTTTattttacaacaaaaaaataacatcTTTATCATgaatggaaatgcagaaatgtatcattattaataaaatatttgtttaGGTTCACATCAAATGAAACTGACAAAACTCTCCTCTCCCATAATGCATTGCCCGTTTACCACCAGCTGCCAGCTGAGTTCTTTACCAATGCAAGTAAACTACGATATGCTCTTTTTGGAAAGGGAGCACCCCTTCAGCTTACTTTATTAATTTTAATAAGGTAGGTAAAATAGTTCGTTTATTTACAACTATTTTCCAATAAGTGGGTCCTCGGCAACATGTTTGTTATAACGCATGTTATTATGGATGAATAGCGAGCTAactccagctagctagctaaagtcgGGTTGTCAACACAGtcgctggctaacgttagctgtggTTATATTGCGGCTTTGTTTACACACTGTTTACAAAGGCCTGGAtgcaagtagctagctagccactagccagctACCGTCATCAGTGCACTCACCTGCAGCAAGGAACGACGAAGGGTAGGTAACCGGTACTATGTTGAACGGGCAGCTCCCATTTTTCTCTAGTAACGACGTTAGAAAGAGATAATATTTCAGAAATGGATTCTATCTCGAAATGGTATCACGCAATGCGACCttacattttgtagactgaatttGCTGTCACGAGTTACAAATTGATAGTCATCAATAATAATATTAATGCTTGGTTTAACGATAAATTGTTGTTATAGTGATGCATTaatagtacagatgtaggatcttaacttGATCACTCTTGTtgatgagaattttcctgcacggcAGGAAATACAAACTTAaaagtgtattcaaggttttaaaaggcttctaaagtttgtaatttagCTTTAAAATGTCGTACATGATTTGCCCTAATCAAAAATGGATAAATCCCTACAaaacatgttcattaattataatccacatagctaataattcacatttcctgttgcttcatgattatgttcctgctgtagcaaactgcctcaaattaaaatcctacatctaTTGTGTAGAAAAGCTGCTTTTGAAATTCTGTCTATATAGGCTAGGTTTAAAGTTTGTCTGCTGAATAACCTATGGGCTTAACCATCTTTGTGACTGTATCTGGCTTAAGGTTATGGAGCTGTCGTCTCAAGACCCTCATCCTATGGCTTTGGATCTCTCAAAGAGATGTGGGAAGAGTCATCTGAATCCCAGGACCACAGAGGTTCTGGACCTGATGAAGAAGCCCAGCTGGCACAGCATCACTGATGACCATGTGTCCATGCCCTGCATGCAGCTCCTCTCTGAGAAAACACTAACAGACACAGGTGTCAGACTTTCCTACGGGACTAGGACTTGTGTTCGCTCCCCCCTTTTACATAATGGTATGGACAGAAGCTTACGGGACTCAGGGTTGTACGAGCCACACCCTACAGAAAGCCTAAATGCAGAGAGCCCCATTTCTGAAAGTATTGAGGGAGACGAGAGCCAGAGTGACTCTGATTCCATTTTGCTTGTTTCCAGTTCTAAGGAAGCACCCTCACCTCAGGACTATTTAGACAGGGGATCTGTTAGTCCCTTAGTGGATTCTCCATCCCCTGGCGCTGTCTCTTTGGGTGAAGCTAAAGGTTGTTTTCTACTGCCCCAGACACTGAGTTCCCACAGTCCTGACAATACATATTCAGAGGATTCATCTGAAAGCACAGAGGAGATGTCAGTGAATGCAAAACCTGTTCTTAACCTGTCGGAATTAGCCGCTGTTTATGGGAAATATGTCAGGTCTCCTGTGGATATCTCAAGTGATGATAGTGATGTCATTGAAGTTCCCATCACCAATGAAAAGAAAAAGATTCGCAGTTTACCTGTTGATGTTCAAAATGAGAAAAGGCTGACAGGTGAAGCTAGTAATGTTGTAAAAAAAAGCCTTTCTCCAAATCCTAGAACAATACAGCTTGGGGTCAGCGCTCAGAAACTCACCAACAATATCACTCGCCATCATTCAAAATTACATACCAAAAACTCAAGTAGAATATTACCCAAGGAACATTCTGGCGACACAATGGACTCAAAAGAGAAGTCATCTAGTTCAGAGGATGAGTCTTGGTTACAGCCAACTGTCTACCTGTACAGGTGTGTAGTAGAATCTGATGACTCTGATGTGGACCGTCGGACAGTTCGACAGGACCCCTCTGAGAGCCTACGTTCCTTTAGAAGGCCACAGAGAGGATTATCACCTGCTACAGAGTCAAGGACCAAGGCCACACATGTGGAAGACATCCAACAGGAGTGGACAAAGCCCTCTTCACCCAGGAGCAAAAGGTCAGGAACCAAGCAGAAAACCCACCAGAGAAGCCCAGCAAAGCAGGCCTCAAGTAGTAGAAAAGCAGCAGCAAGTAAAACAAAACGGAGGAGGGAGAAACACAAACAAGCCGGCTCATCCTCCATGTTCTCCCACGAAGAGGCAGAAATCAAGCTGAAATATGCAAACTACAAACAGGACAAAAGGGCCAGTAAATCAGAGGACTTTTGCCCTTTTGTGCACATGGAGCAGAGGGAGTACTCTGCTTGTACAGTGATCAACGATCAGCAGGAGGAGAAGGATGTGAGGCGGAACAAAGGACAGCAACAACAACCAACTGGGTCTTTGTCTGGTGTCGTTCCTAAGACGTCTTGTTATCGTCTGGGTCGCCTCAGCTCAAAGAGTAAGTGTCAGCCCCTAATGGTGTGCTGCCTGTGTGGTGGGTCTGCTAATGCTGTGGGCCTAGGGGACCTACACGGACCTTACTATCCAACTGAACCTGCTTTGGAGGAACAAGGCAAACAGCAGGCCCAGAGGGAAGAATACAAGGACAGTGAACTGTCTGTAGATTGTAAGATAGGCCTATGTGGTCAGGTAGGGGAGAATGGGTTACATGAACTGAGCAATGTGCCTAGAGTAGAGGCTGTAGTTGATGACTGCTGCATCACAGTCAGTGATAGTGAAAGCTCCACATTGCCTTCAGCCAAAAAGCTCCGAACAAATGGCTGCATGATGGACGGCCACAGTCTGCCTATGGTGCCCCACAACACCAATGAATGCTGGATCCACGAGGACTGTGGCATATGGTCCACGGGTGTTTTCTTGGTTAAAGGAAAGCTCTACGGCTTGGAGGAGGCTGTTCGGTTCGCCCAAGAAACAGTGAGTCAAATTCAACGATACCTCTTTGTTTGAGATAATGTGCATTTGTGCTTGCATATCTCGAGTGCAACATAGATGAGAACATAACTGAAAATATGATCATATTGCTGTGTATGCTAAATCAAAATGCATTGGTGTCTTCCTAACATTCCTGAAATGTAGGTTCGGTCTGCCTCACTTTATCAAAATATGTAAACAAGGTCAAACTGAAGCAGCTCAGATAGACAGAGGACCATTATGCTTGTGACTAGGTAACACACAGTGCCTTACTCCTTCACTGTTTCCTTGGCCTCTCAAATACAGCTTTATGCAAATATGCTTTTTTACATTTCCTTTCTTTTCCAGGTGTGTTCAACATGCCACGCAGCAGGTGCAACCATGGGCTGCTTCCAGAAAGGGTGCCCCAATAAGTACCACTACTGCTGTGCAGCTCAGTCAGGTGGGAAGCTGTCCTGCTCTGCCTATGTACAATTATGTCAATGAAGAAACATTGTGTTgactaaatgttttattttctatATATCTTTGCAGGCTGTGTGCTTAACGAGGAAAACTTCTCCATGAGATGTCCAAAGCACAAGGTAGATGTAGCAGTTGTCATTCCAGCAGTACCGGGTAAAATAACAAAACACAGGATGTTTAAGGAAATATATGTACATTTGTGAATAGCTATCTTactaacatttacaaatgtaggtgtaatgattaataaatggtgAGCAAACTGTTTGTAAATGCCGTATAAATGGTTTATTATGGACCCTTAAAATATAGGGTTGCCTAAAGATCATTAATTTCTAGGCTATTAGCGCAGTGTTTCTGAAATTTTGCACTCTTGTCCTTTCCAGAATAAATCATTCAGAGGTGTGAACATGCCAGACAACAGATGACAGGAGAGAAGGAATTGGACACCATGGAAGGTATGTGATTTTCTATGCCCTTGACATGTTACATTCATCATGTGAGACCAGACGGTTTAAAATGTACTAACTATAGATGTGTGTCCTTTGGAAGAGCTCCGGCTTTATTTATAAATAGGACGGTAATTTAGTCATTGATGCTCATCAGTCAGACTGTGAGAGATCTGTGATTGTGCATCGTGTTAGAGCCTGTTTTAGTGTTTGGGACAGCTAGGCTTCCCTAAGACTGTGTTGATTTGATTGTTTTCTCCACAAATAAGTTGAGCATCTTTACCCACAGTATGTTTAAAACAGGACTTAGGGTAAGATTTCACTATTGTTCAAAGTGACATCAAACTCAAACAAGTTTGTGCTAATGATCCTCTGGAGCACGTTGTTCCCAAACTGGGTCAGGACCCACTTGTGGGCTGTGGCAGGGTCCAGGTGGGTCGTGGGattacattttttgtccattgcaTTTTTACCAAAAAACATCATTTTTTTAATGATACATTTTTGGGATAGAAAAATGCTTTGTGTGAATTTAAATTATTAAAACCAAATAGAAAATATGTAGAAAATATATTGCACCTATATATTTGTAAATAATAGCCTATAATCTTTGAGCTAGACAACCAGGCCCCATTtattttgttataatgtttgagcATTGGAATACAGCACTAATGTCACGTccggaccttagttcctttgtttttgtctttgttttagtatggttagggtgtgagttggggtctatgtttgtttttctatgttggtttttgagttcggcctagtatggttctcaatcagaggcagctgtcaattgttgtctcttattgagaatcatacttaggtagcctgggtttcacttttggtttatgggtgtttgtttccatgtgagtgttttggccacacggtactgtttcggttttgtaaattcacgttgttattttctgtttagtgttctgagtttgaattaaaaatcatcatgaacacttaccacgctgcgctttggtccgatccttactcctcctcagacgaagaggaggaaatccgttacaaCTAATCTGTCAaattgtgtagaattgcaggaaatgtacttAAGATCTGCCACATTTTCTCCCAGCTCCATTGCAACATGTATACAattgcagaagaaaatg
Proteins encoded in this region:
- the LOC116374485 gene encoding uncharacterized protein CG5098-like; amino-acid sequence: MELSSQDPHPMALDLSKRCGKSHLNPRTTEVLDLMKKPSWHSITDDHVSMPCMQLLSEKTLTDTGVRLSYGTRTCVRSPLLHNGMDRSLRDSGLYEPHPTESLNAESPISESIEGDESQSDSDSILLVSSSKEAPSPQDYLDRGSVSPLVDSPSPGAVSLGEAKGCFLLPQTLSSHSPDNTYSEDSSESTEEMSVNAKPVLNLSELAAVYGKYVRSPVDISSDDSDVIEVPITNEKKKIRSLPVDVQNEKRLTGEASNVVKKSLSPNPRTIQLGVSAQKLTNNITRHHSKLHTKNSSRILPKEHSGDTMDSKEKSSSSEDESWLQPTVYLYRCVVESDDSDVDRRTVRQDPSESLRSFRRPQRGLSPATESRTKATHVEDIQQEWTKPSSPRSKRSGTKQKTHQRSPAKQASSSRKAAASKTKRRREKHKQAGSSSMFSHEEAEIKLKYANYKQDKRASKSEDFCPFVHMEQREYSACTVINDQQEEKDVRRNKGQQQQPTGSLSGVVPKTSCYRLGRLSSKSKCQPLMVCCLCGGSANAVGLGDLHGPYYPTEPALEEQGKQQAQREEYKDSELSVDCKIGLCGQVGENGLHELSNVPRVEAVVDDCCITVSDSESSTLPSAKKLRTNGCMMDGHSLPMVPHNTNECWIHEDCGIWSTGVFLVKGKLYGLEEAVRFAQETVCSTCHAAGATMGCFQKGCPNKYHYCCAAQSGCVLNEENFSMRCPKHKNKSFRGVNMPDNR